Proteins encoded in a region of the Chelonoidis abingdonii isolate Lonesome George chromosome 2, CheloAbing_2.0, whole genome shotgun sequence genome:
- the NXPH1 gene encoding neurexophilin-1 has protein sequence MQAVYWYAVLLLQPTLYLVTCANLTNGGKSELLKSGNSKSTLKHIWTESSKDLSISRLLSQTFHGKENDTDLDLRYDAPETYSEQDLWDWLRNSTDLQEPRPRAKRRPIVKTGKFKKMFGWGDFHSNIKTVKLNLLITGKIVDHGNGTFSVYFRHNSTGQGNVSVSLVPPTKIVEFDLAQQTVIDAKDSKSFNCRIEYEKVDKATKNTLCNYDPSKTCYQEQTQSHVSWLCSKPFKVICIYISFYSTDYKLVQKVCPDYNYHSDTPYFPSG, from the coding sequence gTCACATGTGCAAATTTAACAAATGGTGGCAAATCAGAACTTCTAAAATCAGGCAACTCCAAATCCACACTAAAGCACATATGGacagaaagcagcaaagacttGTCCATCAGCCGATTGCTATCACAGACTTTTCATGGCAAAGAAAATGATACAGATTTGGACCTGCGATATGATGCCCCAGAAACGTATTCTGAGCAAGATCTCTGGGATTGGCTGAGGAACTCCACAGATCTTCAAGAGCCTCGACCCAGAGCAAAGAGACGGCCTATTGTCAAGACTGGGAAATTTAAGAAAATGTTTGGCTGGGGCGACTTTCATTCGAACATCAAAACTGTGAAGTTAAACCTTTTAATAACTGGGAAAATTGTTGATCATGGCAATGGGACGTTTAGCGTTTATTTCAGGCACAATTCCACTGGCCAAGGGAATGTATCTGTGAGCCTGGTGCCCCCAACCAAAATAGTGGAATTTGACTTGGCACAACAAACAGTGATTGATGCCAAAGATTCCAAGTCCTTTAACTGTCGCATCGAATATGAAAAGGTTGACAAGGCCACCAAGAACACACTCTGCAACTATGACCCTTCAAAAACATGTTATCAGGAGCAGACCCAAAGTCATGTGTCATGGCTctgctccaagccctttaaagtAATCTGTATTTACATTTCCTTTTATAGTACAGATTATAAACTAGTACAGAAGGTGTGTCCTGATTACAACTACCACAGTGACACGCCCTACTTCCCTTCAGGTTGA